In the Variovorax sp. S12S4 genome, one interval contains:
- a CDS encoding 4'-phosphopantetheinyl transferase family protein: MGHAAFALSSVDAPLCRYFDLDDCAGPGAALILSKEERTRAGQFRFPQERQRYVAAHAALRYALAEQTGARADALRFTHSAFGKPSLLGWPRVHFSLSHSQGLGLIAIGERGPLGVDVEQLRPVPDALALAATHFTRLENEALRALPANERDQAFLTCWTRKEACLKAIGLGLIVPPERFEVGVDADCRSVEVPVAGRILWLVLQPAPSRMDSVGSIAEWRQTHTRASVPRGATESFA; the protein is encoded by the coding sequence ATGGGACACGCGGCCTTCGCCCTTTCTTCTGTCGACGCACCGCTCTGCCGGTATTTCGACCTGGATGACTGCGCCGGTCCCGGCGCCGCGCTGATCCTCTCCAAGGAGGAACGCACACGCGCCGGACAGTTCCGCTTTCCCCAGGAGCGGCAACGGTACGTGGCGGCGCACGCCGCGCTGCGCTACGCGCTGGCCGAGCAGACCGGCGCGCGCGCCGATGCGCTGCGCTTCACGCACAGCGCCTTCGGCAAGCCTTCGCTGCTGGGCTGGCCGCGTGTTCATTTCTCGCTGAGCCACAGCCAGGGGCTGGGCCTGATCGCCATCGGCGAGCGCGGCCCGCTGGGCGTGGACGTGGAGCAGCTTCGCCCCGTGCCCGACGCATTGGCACTTGCCGCCACGCATTTCACGCGGCTGGAGAACGAAGCGCTGCGCGCCCTGCCCGCCAACGAGCGCGACCAGGCCTTTCTCACCTGCTGGACGCGCAAGGAGGCCTGCCTCAAGGCCATCGGGCTGGGGCTGATCGTGCCTCCGGAGCGCTTTGAAGTGGGTGTGGACGCGGACTGCCGCAGTGTCGAGGTGCCGGTCGCCGGCCGAATCCTGTGGCTTGTGCTGCAGCCCGCGCCTTCGCGCATGGACAGCGTGGGATCGATCGCCGAGTGGCGGCAGACCCACACCCGCGCCAGCGTGCCGCGCGGCGCAACGGAGAGCTTTGCATGA
- a CDS encoding alpha/beta fold hydrolase — MTPYPFLFGPASRQIFGLFHAAEEALPGNTAVLICPPFGQEGMRTHRFFKVLAERLARSGIATLRFDFYGTGDSPGDEDDGELDGWRRDLCSAHEELRRRAPGSRIVWVGARLGATLAVLAARNGRCDPARLVLWEPVIDGRRYARLLREEHVAALDTTFCIPDLAWRRSLSREPGAMPEEALGTSLSPTLRTQLATLTPESLPLTALHDTLVLTGPDDEETAQWAAEQQSRYMPVRLAYFQHRLDWTSDPYPNSAMVPADALNRLQGALHE, encoded by the coding sequence ATGACCCCCTACCCATTCCTTTTCGGCCCCGCATCGCGGCAGATCTTCGGCCTGTTCCACGCCGCCGAGGAAGCTCTGCCCGGAAACACCGCGGTGCTCATCTGCCCGCCTTTCGGGCAGGAGGGCATGCGCACGCACCGCTTCTTCAAGGTGCTGGCCGAACGCCTGGCGCGCTCCGGCATCGCAACCTTGCGCTTCGACTTCTACGGCACCGGCGATTCACCGGGCGACGAGGACGACGGCGAGCTCGACGGCTGGCGGCGCGACCTGTGCTCTGCGCATGAAGAGCTGCGCCGGCGCGCACCGGGGAGCCGCATCGTCTGGGTGGGCGCGCGGCTCGGCGCCACCCTGGCCGTGCTGGCGGCGCGCAACGGGCGCTGCGACCCGGCGCGGCTGGTGCTGTGGGAGCCGGTGATCGACGGGCGCCGCTATGCGCGCCTGCTGCGCGAAGAGCATGTGGCGGCCCTCGACACGACCTTCTGCATTCCCGACCTGGCGTGGCGCCGCAGCCTTTCGCGCGAGCCCGGCGCCATGCCCGAGGAGGCACTGGGCACCTCGCTTTCGCCCACGCTGCGCACGCAGCTGGCCACGCTCACGCCTGAATCGCTCCCGCTCACGGCCCTGCACGACACGCTGGTGCTCACAGGGCCGGACGACGAAGAGACGGCGCAGTGGGCGGCCGAGCAGCAGTCGCGCTACATGCCGGTGCGCCTTGCGTACTTCCAGCACCGGCTCGACTGGACTTCAGACCCCTACCCCAACAGCGCCATGGTTCCGGCCGACGCGCTCAACCGCCTGCAGGGGGCCCTTCATGAATGA